One stretch of Longimicrobium sp. DNA includes these proteins:
- a CDS encoding multicopper oxidase domain-containing protein — translation MSRTSRRVDAPPGVRAVAAALALSALAAGAARAQCTASNTVVANVVALDQPIFYNRLGANDPAAMMYALRGDVVPISGTTVGAGNVRLRDGKRPRPLTLRVNAGGCLQVNFTNLLSPTPKNDQPGTRAASVHVIGMQLVSSIADDGSNVGRNASSLVEPGQSRTYTLFAEKEGTYLLYSTAQTTGGDGDGGQISKGLFGAVNVEPQGSVWYRSQVTAEDLRLAQARDAAGAPRTTPGGQPVINYAAVYPAGHPLAGRPILNMRNGQEIVHSDLTAVIAGPGPGRIPTQYDSVVAARDRHKPFREFTIIFHDEIGIVQAFNNVFEDPKFEHTLHSGRDAFAINYGTGGIGAEVLANRFGVGPMFDCNECKYEEFFLSSWAVGDPSMIVDVPADRDLNGDGRPDPGRKATKAFFPDDPSNVYHSYMNDHVKFRNLHAGPKEHHIFHLHAHQWLHTPNSDNSTYLDSQAIGPGAGFTYEITYDGGSNRNKTPGDAIFHCHFYPHFAMGMWGLWRVHDVFEAGTVLDADGTPAANARALPDGEIAEGTPIPGLVPLPTYALAPMPTATQPGFPFYIPGLAGHRPPHPPLDTRFDGGLRRHVVRDGVSDFPPLNRFDFHKDNRTLIADTLPEAGTALEKSAMAFHARRSQPTWRFDPVSGAVVADTFLTNGRPAVEGAPFADPCVDDLGRPTGSPRTYKAADIQIDAKFNKAGWHFPQHRMISLWADVDSFRLAVRPPEPLFFRANTGDCITFHLVNLVPKEYQLDDFQVRTPTDVIGQHIHLVKFDVTSSDGAANGFNYEDGSFSPGETRERVEAIRRQNGCAGVASGDPRDGTWTCPVARAHPFFGSGPNGEWIGAQETIQRWFVDDLRNKQGVDRTLRTVFTHDHFGPSTHQQNGLYAGLVTEPAGSRWRDPETGVFFGTRALDGGPTSWRADILTALADSSYREFNVQIADFTLAYTAEANLAPKTFTDRATGVTTVGIADPANAVNPAGKFEDALPNLLQPPVRKGHCPSPDEGVAVSLNLPCPELLSADDPGTMTVNYRNEPIALRVRDPATNAQAAGLAGDLAYAFQSRTDRADARFNVQPGFYRPLTGGVGGGDPFTPLMRAKEGDRIQVRVLVGAHEEGHNFSMHTPRWLFEPSDSTSGLRASQMMGISEHYEFVLPPLPKNFVGSQADYLYKGGSATDDLWNGMWGILRGYVRGNTALLDLPNNTGGNFTIANAGDFNGVCPKTYAPVRYDVTAVLARDALPGGTLTYNSRPGAAGVGPLHDPTGILYVRTSDLDAAGKLLPGVPVEPLILRTNASMCMEVVLRNRLPATVPELDGYNTLPMIVDRFNANHVRPSSHVGLHPQLLSYDVTRGDGMNVGTNPVQTAAPGGSVTYQWYAGDLTLQPNGTLKATPVDFGAVNLSPADPVEQPGKGLVGALIVEPQAAWWEEGMSGAGQGASRAAARLVYDDGSGVKAFQEFVLLFQDNLNLRFGNGAPIPNLAEAEDPEDSGQKGLNYRTEPLWFRMGFAPNTPLEQTRGFNFRNSLSNVQVGGDPQTPVFTHEAGKRVVFRVLEPGGHARNHVMQVHGHAWRELPPLRDWFYGQWGTENPLSELKGAAWGHGPTNHLDLRIPSGGGQYGVLGDYLYRDQSSFLFDGGLWGILRIVPYVAVPNGGWPTW, via the coding sequence ATGAGCAGGACGAGCAGGCGGGTCGACGCGCCCCCCGGGGTGCGCGCGGTGGCGGCGGCGCTGGCGCTGAGCGCGCTGGCGGCGGGCGCGGCCCGGGCCCAGTGCACCGCGAGCAACACCGTGGTGGCCAACGTGGTGGCGCTGGACCAGCCGATCTTCTACAACCGGCTGGGCGCCAACGACCCGGCCGCCATGATGTACGCCCTGCGCGGCGACGTGGTGCCGATCAGCGGCACCACCGTCGGCGCGGGGAACGTGCGGCTGCGCGACGGCAAGCGCCCGCGCCCGCTGACGCTGCGCGTGAACGCCGGCGGCTGCCTGCAGGTCAACTTCACCAACCTGCTCTCCCCCACCCCCAAGAACGACCAGCCGGGCACCCGCGCCGCCAGCGTGCACGTGATCGGGATGCAGCTGGTGAGCTCCATCGCCGACGACGGCAGCAACGTGGGGAGGAACGCCAGCAGCCTGGTGGAGCCGGGGCAGAGCCGCACCTACACCCTGTTCGCCGAGAAGGAGGGGACGTACCTCCTCTACAGCACCGCCCAGACCACCGGCGGCGACGGCGACGGCGGGCAGATCAGCAAGGGGCTCTTCGGCGCCGTGAACGTAGAGCCGCAGGGCTCGGTGTGGTACCGGAGCCAGGTGACCGCCGAGGACCTGCGCCTGGCGCAGGCCCGGGACGCCGCCGGGGCCCCGCGCACCACCCCCGGCGGGCAGCCGGTGATCAACTACGCCGCGGTGTACCCCGCCGGGCACCCGCTGGCCGGCCGGCCGATCCTGAACATGAGGAACGGCCAGGAGATCGTGCACTCGGACCTCACGGCCGTCATCGCCGGGCCGGGGCCGGGGCGCATCCCCACGCAGTACGACTCGGTGGTGGCCGCGCGCGACCGGCACAAGCCCTTCCGCGAGTTCACCATCATCTTCCACGACGAGATCGGGATCGTCCAGGCGTTCAACAACGTCTTCGAGGACCCGAAGTTCGAGCACACCCTGCACTCGGGGCGCGACGCCTTCGCCATCAACTACGGCACCGGCGGCATCGGCGCCGAGGTGCTGGCCAACCGCTTCGGCGTGGGGCCGATGTTCGACTGCAACGAGTGCAAGTACGAGGAGTTCTTCCTCTCCAGCTGGGCGGTGGGAGACCCGTCGATGATCGTGGACGTCCCCGCCGACCGCGACCTGAACGGCGACGGGCGGCCCGACCCGGGGCGCAAGGCGACCAAGGCCTTCTTCCCCGACGACCCGTCGAACGTGTACCACAGCTACATGAACGACCACGTGAAGTTCAGGAACCTGCACGCCGGGCCCAAGGAGCACCACATCTTCCACCTGCACGCCCACCAGTGGCTGCACACGCCGAACTCCGACAACTCGACGTACCTGGACTCCCAGGCGATCGGGCCGGGCGCCGGCTTCACCTACGAGATCACCTACGACGGCGGGAGCAACCGCAACAAGACGCCGGGCGACGCCATCTTCCACTGCCACTTCTACCCCCACTTCGCCATGGGGATGTGGGGCCTGTGGCGGGTGCACGACGTCTTCGAGGCCGGCACCGTGCTGGACGCCGACGGCACGCCGGCGGCCAACGCGCGGGCGCTCCCCGACGGCGAGATCGCCGAGGGCACGCCGATCCCCGGGCTGGTGCCGCTGCCCACCTACGCGCTGGCGCCGATGCCGACGGCCACGCAGCCGGGCTTCCCGTTCTACATCCCGGGCTTGGCCGGGCACCGGCCGCCCCATCCCCCGCTCGACACCCGCTTCGACGGCGGGCTCCGGCGGCACGTGGTGCGCGACGGGGTGTCGGACTTCCCGCCGCTGAACCGCTTCGACTTCCACAAGGACAACCGCACCCTGATCGCCGACACGCTCCCCGAGGCGGGCACGGCGCTGGAGAAGAGCGCCATGGCGTTCCACGCCCGGCGCTCGCAGCCCACCTGGCGCTTCGACCCGGTGAGCGGCGCGGTGGTGGCCGACACCTTCCTCACCAACGGACGCCCCGCGGTGGAGGGCGCGCCCTTCGCCGACCCGTGCGTGGACGACCTGGGCCGGCCCACGGGGAGCCCGCGCACCTACAAGGCGGCCGACATCCAGATCGACGCGAAGTTCAACAAGGCCGGGTGGCACTTCCCGCAGCACCGCATGATCAGCCTGTGGGCCGACGTGGACTCGTTCCGCCTGGCCGTGCGCCCGCCCGAGCCGCTCTTCTTCCGCGCCAACACCGGTGACTGCATCACCTTCCACCTGGTGAACCTGGTGCCCAAGGAGTACCAGTTGGACGACTTCCAGGTGAGGACGCCCACCGACGTGATCGGGCAGCACATCCACCTGGTGAAGTTCGACGTCACCAGCTCCGACGGCGCGGCCAACGGCTTCAACTACGAGGACGGGAGCTTCTCGCCGGGCGAGACGCGCGAGCGGGTGGAGGCGATCCGCCGGCAGAACGGCTGCGCGGGCGTGGCGTCGGGAGACCCGCGCGACGGCACCTGGACCTGCCCCGTGGCCCGCGCGCACCCGTTCTTCGGCAGCGGCCCGAACGGCGAGTGGATCGGGGCGCAGGAGACGATCCAGCGCTGGTTCGTGGACGACCTCCGCAACAAGCAGGGGGTGGACCGGACGCTCCGGACCGTGTTCACGCACGACCACTTCGGCCCCTCCACCCACCAGCAGAACGGGCTGTACGCGGGGCTGGTGACCGAGCCGGCGGGCTCGCGCTGGCGCGACCCGGAGACGGGCGTCTTCTTCGGCACCCGCGCCCTGGACGGCGGCCCCACCAGCTGGCGGGCCGACATCCTCACGGCGCTGGCAGACTCGAGCTACCGCGAGTTCAACGTCCAGATCGCCGACTTCACCCTGGCCTACACGGCCGAGGCCAACCTGGCGCCCAAGACCTTCACCGACCGCGCCACCGGCGTCACCACGGTGGGGATCGCGGACCCGGCCAACGCCGTCAACCCGGCGGGGAAGTTCGAGGACGCGCTCCCGAACCTGCTGCAGCCGCCCGTCCGCAAGGGGCACTGCCCGAGCCCCGACGAGGGCGTGGCCGTCTCGCTCAACCTGCCGTGCCCGGAGCTCCTCTCGGCCGACGATCCCGGCACCATGACGGTGAACTACCGCAACGAGCCGATCGCGCTCCGGGTGCGCGACCCGGCCACCAACGCGCAGGCCGCGGGGCTGGCGGGCGACCTGGCCTACGCCTTCCAGAGCCGCACCGACCGGGCGGACGCGCGCTTCAACGTGCAGCCCGGCTTCTACCGGCCGCTCACCGGCGGGGTGGGAGGGGGCGACCCCTTCACGCCGCTGATGCGGGCCAAGGAGGGCGACCGCATCCAGGTGCGCGTGCTGGTGGGCGCGCACGAGGAGGGGCACAACTTCAGCATGCACACCCCGCGCTGGCTCTTCGAGCCGTCCGACAGCACCTCGGGCCTCAGGGCCAGCCAGATGATGGGGATCAGCGAGCACTACGAGTTCGTGCTCCCGCCCCTGCCCAAGAACTTCGTGGGGAGCCAGGCCGACTACCTGTACAAGGGCGGCTCGGCCACCGACGACCTCTGGAACGGGATGTGGGGGATCCTGCGCGGCTACGTCCGCGGGAACACGGCGCTGCTGGACCTCCCCAATAACACCGGCGGCAACTTCACCATCGCCAACGCGGGCGACTTCAACGGCGTCTGCCCCAAGACGTACGCCCCGGTCCGGTACGACGTGACGGCGGTGCTGGCGCGCGACGCGCTCCCGGGCGGCACCCTCACCTACAACTCGCGCCCGGGAGCGGCGGGGGTGGGGCCGCTGCACGACCCCACGGGGATCCTGTACGTGCGCACCAGCGACCTGGACGCTGCCGGCAAGCTCCTGCCGGGGGTGCCGGTGGAGCCCCTCATCCTGCGCACCAACGCCAGCATGTGCATGGAGGTGGTGCTGCGCAACCGGCTCCCGGCCACGGTCCCCGAGCTGGACGGCTACAACACGCTGCCGATGATCGTGGACCGCTTCAACGCCAACCACGTCCGGCCCTCGTCGCACGTGGGGCTGCACCCGCAGCTGCTCTCCTACGACGTCACGCGCGGCGACGGGATGAACGTGGGCACCAACCCGGTGCAGACGGCCGCCCCGGGGGGCTCGGTGACGTATCAGTGGTACGCGGGCGACCTGACGCTGCAGCCGAACGGGACGCTCAAGGCCACGCCGGTGGACTTCGGCGCGGTGAACCTGTCGCCCGCCGACCCGGTGGAGCAGCCCGGCAAGGGGCTGGTCGGAGCGCTGATCGTGGAGCCGCAGGCCGCCTGGTGGGAGGAGGGGATGTCCGGCGCGGGCCAGGGTGCCTCGCGCGCCGCGGCCCGGCTGGTGTACGACGACGGCTCGGGCGTGAAGGCGTTCCAGGAGTTCGTCCTCCTCTTCCAGGACAACCTCAACCTGCGCTTCGGCAACGGGGCGCCGATCCCGAACCTGGCGGAAGCCGAAGACCCGGAGGACTCGGGGCAGAAGGGGCTGAACTACCGGACCGAGCCCCTCTGGTTCCGCATGGGCTTCGCGCCGAACACGCCGCTGGAGCAGACGCGCGGCTTCAACTTCCGCAACTCGCTCAGCAACGTGCAGGTGGGCGGCGACCCGCAGACGCCCGTGTTCACGCACGAGGCGGGGAAGCGCGTGGTGTTCCGGGTGCTGGAGCCGGGCGGCCACGCCCGCAACCACGTGATGCAGGTGCACGGGCACGCCTGGCGGGAGCTGCCGCCGCTGCGCGACTGGTTCTACGGGCAGTGGGGCACCGAGAACCCGCTCTCGGAGCTGAAGGGCGCCGCGTGGGGCCACGGCCCCACCAACCACCTGGACCTGCGCATCCCGAGCGGCGGCGGGCAGTACGGGGTGCTGGGCGACTACCTGTACCGCGACCAGAGCTCGTTCCTGTTCGACGGCGGGCTCTGGGGGATCCTGCGGATCGTGCCGTACGTGGCGGTCCCCAACGGCGGCTGGCCCACCTGGTGA
- a CDS encoding CHRD domain-containing protein — translation MRIRPSYLAATLAVLALGCGEGAPAPGDEIVLPVFVRGASDHFVSQMTGEEERPTPVVTEAHGQAVFRLSRDGRTMHYRVIVENIDDVTQSHIHILVPPATTGPFVVFLFPFNAAGVDPGNGILSEGTFTQANLIPRANIGFTGTMAELLAAMRGGTAYVNVHSVPFPAGEIRGDVREAGPSE, via the coding sequence ATGCGGATTCGTCCGTCGTACCTCGCCGCGACGCTGGCGGTGCTCGCCCTCGGCTGCGGCGAAGGCGCCCCCGCCCCTGGCGACGAGATCGTCCTCCCGGTGTTCGTCCGCGGCGCGTCGGACCACTTCGTGTCGCAGATGACCGGCGAGGAGGAGCGGCCCACGCCCGTCGTCACCGAGGCCCATGGCCAGGCGGTGTTCCGGCTGAGCAGGGACGGCCGCACGATGCACTACCGGGTGATCGTGGAAAACATCGACGACGTGACGCAGTCGCACATCCACATCCTGGTGCCGCCCGCCACCACGGGGCCGTTCGTGGTCTTCCTCTTCCCCTTCAACGCCGCGGGGGTGGACCCCGGAAACGGCATCCTGAGCGAGGGGACGTTCACCCAGGCCAACCTGATCCCGCGGGCGAACATCGGCTTCACGGGGACCATGGCCGAGTTGCTGGCGGCGATGCGCGGGGGCACGGCGTACGTGAACGTGCACAGCGTCCCCTTCCCCGCCGGCGAGATCCGCGGCGACGTGAGGGAGGCCGGCCCGTCCGAGTAG
- a CDS encoding alpha/beta fold hydrolase: protein MCSTRRAAAALAALLLAPAVLAAQERGAFVITMRGDTLAVERFTRAPGSLSAEVVLRGAGRLAWTAALAPDASVTGMEFRGYAQTAAADAPPAQTAKVELSGDSARVTVEGGGNRMVQALAPGRGAIPVLSFSLLLVEQVLLRARALGGDGAAVPVFVVGLPNALVARVAWRGDSAVVDLPSGAVHARVDAAGRLLGARVPAQNLEVSRTAELALAPSRPDYSAPADAPYTAEEVRVPTPGGFRLAGTLTLPKERRGRVPVVVTISGSGQQDRDATPLTLPGYRFFRQVADTLGRRGIGVLRFDDRGHGESEGDLTDVTSADFAADVRAVVAYLRSRPEVDPERIALLGHSEGGVIAPLVAADDPRVAAVVLVAGTSRRGEEIIEYQRRWAAEHDSTVPPERRDSAVAAYRAQADSTVGRLAWWKWFMEHDPLPVARRLRQPVLVLHGAADRQVTADQAQELAAAIRRSGNGDVTVRVFPGVDHLLVRDPVGDPARYDRLPSMRVVPEFLGALADWLAAKLRYP from the coding sequence ATGTGCTCGACCCGCCGGGCCGCGGCCGCGCTCGCGGCGCTGCTCCTGGCCCCCGCAGTGCTCGCGGCGCAGGAGCGCGGCGCCTTCGTGATCACCATGCGCGGCGACACGCTCGCGGTGGAGCGCTTCACCCGCGCCCCCGGCTCGCTCTCGGCCGAGGTCGTCCTGCGCGGTGCCGGGCGCCTGGCCTGGACGGCCGCGCTGGCGCCGGACGCGTCGGTCACCGGGATGGAGTTCCGCGGCTACGCGCAGACGGCGGCCGCGGACGCGCCCCCGGCGCAGACGGCGAAGGTGGAGCTCTCGGGCGACAGCGCGCGGGTGACGGTGGAGGGCGGCGGCAACCGCATGGTGCAGGCGCTGGCGCCCGGCCGCGGCGCGATCCCGGTGCTCAGCTTCTCCCTGCTGCTGGTGGAGCAGGTGCTGCTGCGCGCCCGCGCCCTGGGCGGCGACGGCGCGGCCGTCCCCGTCTTCGTGGTCGGCCTCCCGAACGCTCTCGTGGCGCGGGTGGCGTGGCGCGGCGACTCGGCGGTGGTCGACCTCCCCTCGGGCGCGGTGCACGCGCGGGTGGACGCGGCCGGGCGGCTGCTGGGCGCGCGCGTCCCGGCGCAGAACCTGGAGGTCTCGCGCACGGCGGAGCTGGCGCTGGCTCCCTCGCGCCCCGACTACTCGGCGCCCGCGGACGCGCCGTACACGGCCGAGGAGGTGCGCGTCCCCACCCCGGGCGGCTTCCGACTGGCGGGGACGCTCACCCTGCCGAAGGAGCGGCGCGGGCGGGTGCCGGTGGTGGTCACCATCAGCGGCTCGGGGCAGCAGGACCGCGATGCGACTCCGCTGACACTCCCCGGCTACCGCTTCTTCCGGCAGGTGGCCGACACGCTGGGCCGGCGGGGGATCGGCGTGCTGCGCTTCGACGACCGCGGCCACGGCGAGTCGGAGGGCGACCTGACCGACGTCACCAGCGCCGACTTCGCGGCCGACGTGCGCGCGGTGGTCGCCTACCTCCGCTCCCGCCCCGAGGTGGACCCGGAGCGGATCGCGCTGCTGGGGCACAGCGAGGGCGGGGTGATCGCGCCGCTGGTGGCGGCCGACGACCCGCGCGTCGCGGCCGTGGTGCTGGTGGCCGGCACCTCGCGGCGGGGGGAGGAGATCATCGAGTACCAGCGCCGCTGGGCCGCGGAGCACGACAGCACCGTTCCTCCCGAGCGGCGCGACTCGGCGGTGGCCGCGTACCGGGCGCAGGCGGACTCGACGGTGGGGCGGCTGGCGTGGTGGAAGTGGTTCATGGAGCACGACCCGCTCCCGGTGGCGCGCCGGCTCAGGCAGCCCGTGCTGGTGCTCCACGGCGCCGCCGACCGCCAGGTGACGGCCGACCAGGCGCAGGAGCTGGCCGCGGCGATCCGGCGCTCCGGCAACGGCGACGTCACCGTGCGCGTCTTCCCCGGCGTCGACCACCTGCTGGTGCGCGACCCCGTGGGCGACCCGGCGCGCTACGACCGGCTCCCCTCCATGCGCGTGGTCCCCGAGTTCCTGGGCGCGCTGGCCGACTGGCTGGCGGCGAAGCTGCGGTATCCGTAA
- a CDS encoding SdpI family protein, with product MKSRWLAPLVAAAMWAFALVVYPRLPDVVPTHWNLQGEVDGTMRRWPGAFVAPLTATAILLLLRVLPYVDPRRRNWEKFRDEFHIVVSLLTLFFALVEVASLGAALGWPVNASAVILGGTGLLFVGIGNYLPRIHSNWWMGIRTPWTLSSDRVWRDTHRVGGRAFVAGGLLCAAAALLPEAMRPWVAVSALGAAALFSAAYSYFAWRRETRGREA from the coding sequence ATGAAGAGCCGCTGGCTGGCGCCGCTGGTGGCGGCGGCGATGTGGGCGTTCGCGCTGGTGGTGTATCCGCGCCTGCCCGACGTGGTGCCCACGCACTGGAACCTGCAGGGCGAGGTGGACGGCACCATGCGCAGGTGGCCCGGCGCGTTCGTGGCGCCGCTGACGGCCACGGCGATCCTGCTGCTGCTCCGGGTGCTGCCGTACGTCGACCCGCGGCGGCGCAACTGGGAGAAGTTCCGCGACGAGTTCCACATCGTGGTGAGCCTGCTGACGCTGTTCTTCGCGCTGGTGGAGGTGGCGTCGCTGGGCGCCGCGCTCGGCTGGCCGGTGAACGCCTCGGCGGTGATCCTGGGGGGAACCGGGCTGCTCTTCGTGGGGATCGGCAACTACCTGCCGCGCATCCACTCCAACTGGTGGATGGGGATCCGCACCCCGTGGACGCTGTCGAGCGACCGCGTCTGGCGCGACACGCACCGCGTGGGCGGGCGCGCCTTCGTGGCCGGCGGGCTCCTGTGCGCCGCGGCGGCGCTCCTTCCCGAGGCGATGCGGCCCTGGGTGGCGGTCTCCGCGCTGGGAGCGGCGGCCCTCTTCTCCGCGGCCTACTCGTACTTCGCCTGGCGCCGCGAGACCCGCGGGCGCGAGGCGTAG
- a CDS encoding autorepressor SdpR family transcription factor encodes MLDQTIRALGDPTRREILKALRGGDLTAGEIAARFPMTAASVSHHLAVLKEAGLVKAERNGRNLIYSLETTVFQEFLQEMMGLLSPGGER; translated from the coding sequence ATGCTGGACCAGACGATCCGCGCGCTCGGCGACCCCACGCGGCGGGAGATCCTGAAGGCGCTGCGCGGGGGAGACCTCACGGCGGGGGAGATCGCCGCCCGCTTCCCCATGACCGCCGCCTCGGTGTCGCACCACCTGGCCGTGCTGAAGGAGGCCGGGCTGGTGAAGGCCGAGCGGAACGGGCGCAACCTGATCTATTCCCTGGAGACCACCGTCTTCCAGGAGTTCCTGCAGGAGATGATGGGCCTGTTGAGCCCGGGAGGAGAGAGATGA
- a CDS encoding rhomboid family intramembrane serine protease, with the protein MEEQLYEAALASAYGWYDGRPVPASREALVERLRGGERTPLVWTPETEGRLAPAWSVPYLFDAFRAHGLGRARRLALGWGAACAVLLAFAAATGQLGFGTPLPVFVFLAGVLAAHSAFQYRKFRALTPEKLRAEARAAYARPAPRRDPARYTQWLGAALIAVFAAQVAAVLLGGGGVGSALGDGSGNFAAAYVGVDKDRVRAGEWWRLLSGALVHGNVIHIAFNFMAFTALGRVLEAFAHRAFVPLVFLLAALGGGAASTVLMPHGVSVGASGGIMGMFGFLGTMALRRGRRHLMPPGFGRALLTDIGIIVAMGVVGYQFIDNAAHAGGFAAGALVGLLAVPREGDRPYWEPPRAVRLAGDAALGVLFAAAAATAGWLLAHAAGS; encoded by the coding sequence GTGGAAGAGCAGCTGTACGAGGCCGCGCTGGCCTCGGCGTACGGCTGGTACGACGGCCGGCCGGTGCCCGCGAGCCGCGAAGCGCTGGTGGAGCGGCTCCGCGGCGGGGAGCGCACGCCGCTGGTGTGGACGCCGGAGACGGAGGGGCGGCTGGCGCCCGCCTGGAGCGTGCCCTACCTCTTCGACGCCTTCCGCGCGCACGGGCTCGGGCGCGCGCGGCGGCTGGCGCTGGGCTGGGGCGCGGCGTGCGCGGTCCTGCTCGCCTTCGCGGCCGCGACCGGGCAGCTCGGGTTCGGGACGCCGCTGCCGGTGTTCGTCTTCCTGGCGGGGGTGCTGGCCGCGCACTCGGCCTTCCAGTACCGGAAGTTCCGCGCGCTGACGCCGGAGAAGCTGCGGGCCGAGGCGCGCGCCGCGTACGCCCGCCCCGCCCCCCGCCGCGACCCGGCGCGCTACACGCAATGGCTCGGCGCGGCGCTGATCGCCGTCTTCGCGGCGCAGGTGGCGGCCGTGCTGCTGGGCGGCGGCGGCGTGGGGAGCGCGCTGGGCGACGGATCGGGGAACTTCGCGGCGGCGTACGTGGGCGTCGACAAGGACCGGGTGCGCGCGGGCGAGTGGTGGCGGCTGCTCTCGGGCGCTCTGGTGCACGGCAACGTGATCCACATCGCCTTCAACTTCATGGCGTTCACCGCGCTGGGGCGGGTGCTGGAGGCGTTCGCGCACCGGGCGTTCGTCCCGCTCGTCTTCCTCCTCGCCGCGCTGGGCGGGGGCGCCGCCAGCACGGTGCTGATGCCGCACGGGGTGTCGGTGGGCGCCTCGGGCGGGATCATGGGGATGTTCGGCTTCCTGGGGACGATGGCGCTCCGCCGCGGCCGACGCCACCTGATGCCGCCGGGGTTCGGCCGCGCGCTGCTGACCGACATCGGGATCATCGTGGCGATGGGGGTCGTGGGCTACCAGTTCATCGACAACGCGGCGCACGCGGGCGGCTTCGCGGCCGGCGCGCTCGTCGGCCTCCTCGCGGTGCCGCGGGAAGGCGACCGGCCGTACTGGGAGCCCCCGCGCGCCGTGCGCCTGGCCGGCGACGCCGCGCTGGGCGTGCTGTTCGCCGCCGCCGCGGCGACGGCGGGCTGGCTGCTCGCGCACGCGGCGGGGTCGTAG
- a CDS encoding peptidoglycan-binding protein produces the protein MASRLLFERAPSGFRTVQGGVVEDLQGALVAAGFDVQGVDGVFGGNTETALQAWQRSRGLVPTGRVDVDAWTGLTNRPPPPTFERSLQLTADFEGHGFTLVVGNFDGAGLTWGIIGFTLLTGDLGPVLREIRRDHPAVFSAAFGPLEPELVRVLGAPAAEQRRFADSISLPPNRRRVRPEWKEAFARLGRAPQARAVQLRHAEGRWRRALDEMERFGLRSELGAALCYDVVVQNGGFEADEVARIRRGMQASPGAPERAVRELIASVVAEGSRPQFVEDVRRRKLTIATGTGSVHGARYRLGGWGLDELPA, from the coding sequence ATGGCTTCCAGACTCCTCTTCGAGCGGGCGCCGAGCGGCTTCCGCACCGTGCAGGGCGGGGTGGTCGAGGACCTCCAGGGCGCGCTGGTGGCGGCCGGGTTCGACGTGCAGGGCGTGGACGGCGTCTTCGGCGGCAACACCGAGACGGCCCTGCAGGCGTGGCAGCGGTCGCGGGGGCTCGTGCCGACCGGCAGGGTCGACGTCGACGCCTGGACGGGGCTCACGAACCGGCCGCCGCCGCCGACGTTCGAGCGCTCGCTGCAGCTCACGGCCGACTTCGAGGGGCACGGCTTCACGCTGGTGGTGGGGAACTTCGACGGGGCGGGCCTCACCTGGGGGATCATCGGCTTCACCCTCCTCACCGGCGACCTGGGGCCGGTGCTGCGGGAGATCCGCCGCGACCACCCGGCGGTGTTCTCCGCCGCCTTCGGCCCGCTGGAGCCCGAGCTGGTCCGCGTCCTGGGCGCTCCGGCCGCGGAGCAGCGGCGGTTCGCGGACTCCATCTCGCTCCCGCCGAACCGCAGGCGCGTGCGCCCGGAGTGGAAGGAGGCGTTCGCCCGGCTGGGGAGGGCGCCCCAGGCGCGCGCGGTCCAGCTCCGGCACGCGGAGGGGCGCTGGCGGCGGGCCCTGGACGAGATGGAGCGCTTCGGCCTGCGCTCGGAGCTCGGCGCGGCGCTCTGCTACGACGTCGTCGTGCAGAACGGCGGGTTCGAGGCGGACGAGGTCGCCCGCATCCGCCGGGGGATGCAGGCGAGCCCCGGGGCGCCGGAGCGCGCGGTGCGCGAGCTGATCGCCAGCGTGGTGGCCGAGGGGAGCCGGCCGCAGTTCGTGGAGGACGTCCGCCGGCGCAAGCTCACGATCGCCACGGGGACCGGGAGCGTGCACGGGGCGCGCTACCGGCTGGGCGGCTGGGGCCTCGACGAGCTCCCCGCGTGA